The sequence below is a genomic window from Paenibacillus sp. DCT19.
ACAAAGCGTACTGTCTGCACAATCTCTTTCATTCGATTATACTCGCACCAGAATGATATACAACCGTCCGGCTCTGAACCAGCCAAAAGTGGAGTCCAATGCGGTCATTGAAAACATCGATTACAGCTCAAAAGATAAACAACAACCCAAAGGCGAGCAGGATTGCTCCACCTACAGCTTCACCATAATCCCCAAGGTTATGACTCACTCGTCGTCCAAGCAACAGCCCCATCATGGACATCAAGCCGCCGCACACACCAAAAGCAAGCACAGTTAAGATCAGATCACTACTGAACATCCCCAGAGAAACCCCTACGGAAAACGAATCTATGCTGACACTTAGTGAAAATAAAGTCACACCCACCAGTGAGCGAGGATTCACGAGCTTCGTCTCTCCTTCACGGAACGCATTCAAAATCATATGCGCGCCTAAAAGAACAAGTAAACCACCCGCCGCATACGTGGTGATGTTGCCAAGCAATGAACTGACATACTTGCCTGTGTACATACCGATCAGTGGCATGATGATATGGAACAGGGCGGTGATTGTACTGATTCGCAGTACATCCCGTAAACGAATGCCTTTCATGCCCATCCCGATTCCTAGCGAGAAGGCGTCGAAACCCAGAGCCACAGCCATAATCAAAATGGTTACTAACTGCCCTACATGGGCAGATATATCCCACATTCCCATACCCCCATCACGTAAAGGTTCTTGTACACGATATGCGGACAAGGACCTAAACATGACCAGAGTATATGTTTGAACAATCGGATCACAGACAATTTAAGTGCTGCGAAATATCTTGGTTCGTCCAGGCACCCTGGTTTACCCGATTATATGGCGAGTTCTACTCGCCTGGATATAAGGGGAACAAGGGCGACTGGACATGTATATGTTACAGGTTGACCGACTTGGATGAGTCGGTGACTGTTGCGGCTAACCGACCTGGATGAGTCGGTGACCCGCC
It includes:
- a CDS encoding manganese efflux pump MntP family protein, whose amino-acid sequence is MWDISAHVGQLVTILIMAVALGFDAFSLGIGMGMKGIRLRDVLRISTITALFHIIMPLIGMYTGKYVSSLLGNITTYAAGGLLVLLGAHMILNAFREGETKLVNPRSLVGVTLFSLSVSIDSFSVGVSLGMFSSDLILTVLAFGVCGGLMSMMGLLLGRRVSHNLGDYGEAVGGAILLAFGLLFIF